The sequence tgcTTTTTCGtgattttagtatttcaaaataagtttttagGTGGGAAACACTTTCAATCGATAGATGTGAAATGTTTGTGATGTATGTATTGTACTGTTGTGAATGTACGGCTGTGAATGGATATGGTTGTGATTTATACTATGtgcgacgccatgcaaataTATAGAAGATTCTGTCCGTGTGGACAttgaattttctgtatttgtgtcGGGTCTATCATCCTTTGGGTCAAggtgttttaaaaaatatatatttggacATTTTTTACTGATTCGTTGgctttaaattattagaaaaaaagaaaattcggggcgtgacaaactaCTAATCAAAAGATAGCTTAGTAATATAGGATGGATAATATTATGATTTTGTTCCTAATAATTCTATACATTTAGATAAGTAtcttttttatacaaaattatatgAATATTTCTTTATAGAATGTacactaaattatttttatatattcaaatttataagaaAATGTGTGTTTTATATAGGATGAATTATACAGTTCATGTATAATATTGTGATACAaagaaggccaatttgcataaaaaatccacaagttttgagcttttgaaaaACTGGAccacctttttcaattttgcagattcgggccgaATTTTTCGCCATCGAacgaaaatacccttattccttttccttctctctcttcttttttttccttcgctaTTTTTCTCTTCACCACGACCCTCCTCGTCCTCCCCTCCGTCACCCTCCGTTCCTCCGCCTCCACCATTGCTGATGCCTGCGCCGCCCTCCTCTGCCGCCCTCTTCCTGCCTCCCCCACCTTCCCTCACCTCCTCTGCTGGCTCGCCTCCTCCTTCCCCTTCGTCCTCGCCTTCGAACGCCTCGCCCTTCTCCCCttcctcgccctcctcgcctccttCGCCTCATCATCGCCTTCCTCCTTCCTCTCCCCCTTCCCCTTCTCCaagccctcctcctcctcctccggtgGCGGATTCCTCACATCTGGCCTCCGCAGGCAACTCAAGATCATCGTCGCCATCGGCCTCATGCTCGGGATGATCTTGGATTCCTCACCGGCGGCGTCTTCTTTTCCTACAAGATCGGCGTCGGGGGTAAGGACATCATCGTCTCCCTCAAGGACTATTCTctggtgaggaaatgagagcgTTCAAAGAATGCAATTTTTTAAGGTGTAAAATATGGTGCAATagtataaaaagaaagaatgaagAGGAAAatgaggagaaggagaaattatacaattttggacgaaatggtgcaaaattgggCAAAGTGGTGCAAAATTGTGCAATTCTTACCAAAATTGGCCCAATTTTGCACAATTTTGCCCAATTTTGCACAATTAAGGTgaaatttacattattttttttcttcttcttcttccttcaatTTATACTGtttattttcttcctctttttcttcattctttctcctccttctcctccctgCCCTAGGAAGAAGGTAGGATGTGGACCTCTGGTGGCAGTGGCAGCGGAGCGTGGCGCGGCGGAGCGGAGAAGATGGGatgcggcagcggcagcggtgTGGGTGGCGGCAGCGGTGTCGGTGGCAGCCGCGGCATCGTGTGGGATGCAGGCCCCTGGCGGCTGCGGCAGCGGAGCATGGCGCGGCGGAGTAGAGGTAGGCGAACACGAGCGTtgtggcagcggcggcggtggcggcgacggcgagcaCGAGCGCGGCAGCGGGGGTTCAGCGGAGGGCACgccaaagcaaaaaaaataatgaacgaaaaaaaagaagagagtgcaaaaaaaaagagagagaaagaaaagaaataagagtATTTTCATCCGATGGCGAAAAATCCGAcccgaatctacaaaattgaaaaatgtgtcccagttttgcaaaagctcaaaacctgtaaattttttatgcaaattggcctaaaaagAATTGTAAATCTTTTAATGTCtttcgaaaaagtatgaaaatgaaaatagCCATTTATTTATGTGTACCAACATTCAAGAATTATTTGAGTATTTACTAACTAGTGATTAGACTATTGTATCTCTGCATATTTGATTAATGGAGTAACACATGAGAAAATTATGAACTACCCAAATAGGTCCTACGAATTTGTTGCATTTTGTtagaataataatccaaacttaattaaaatatagttagagataaatttaaattttttatttaattatagttAGGATTTAtaattatccaaagtaaaagTTGGATTTATCATTTGATATAACTTGATAGCTATATATAGTAGTATGtgttaattagatgaataaatCACAGTAGACATGGTTGCATGGGTATTGCCcagaatataattaattatttttttattaataaagtattagtttagttaaCTTTTTCCTCCTCACTATTTTTTctccatattatattttattctattttagattttgagttACATAATCAGTATCAGAACAAGTATCGATTCcaataattggtatcagagaaaatCATGCTTCCAACACATTTTAATTTGgttaaaataccaaaaaaattctgtaaatatttattttttaatttctttctaaatttcaaaaacctacattttattctttcaaaataTCTGATTGATGCATTTAGCTCTCTCAGTTCCTTTACTATtccgttcattttttataatttatataaaaaataagcttaaaaatatcagaaatatattaaaaaaattaattttcttatagAACAACCAAAgacaatttggtcatttcgcCTTCTTCATTAACGCTATAATcccttaaaatatttttaaaattttaaggacATAAAatacaggtttttaaaaattagggaGGAAGAgtgaaataataattatttagaggagatattatttgtattttaactttttaatttgaagaaaaaaatgttataaagacaccctaaatttttaaattttgcattaGGCTccaaaactttatcaaataataattatacaATCGTTTTGATCGCATATCatatcaaataataattaaaggctaaattacagaaaaccacCCTATAAATacctatttttttacttttctttcctaactttcaaaacctatattttgcccccttaaaatttcaaaaatattttcatggGGGCACGGTgttaatggagagggcaaaattatcaaattacctttatttcttatataagaaaaaataattttttaatatatttttgtcattttgaaaggtattttcggtataaataaaaaaaatagacggAATAGTGATGAAACTCTGACGGAGTGGGCTAAATacaacaacttaaaattttaagaaggcaaaatatagatttttgaaagtccgGGAGGGAAACTGAAAAAAAGGGTATTTACAcgaaagttttatgtaatttagtctttttATTAGCTATGTCTATGTCATGTTCATgccttaattttttgaaagttatcGAATCGCTATTTCTGAGTCATGTTGTGTCATGTTTCGTGTTCCGTATTCTGTGTTCCTAATCgtgaccatagttagttaattcggattcggtaaaaattcggtacggatataatatgcataaaatttattttctaattttttcgttgaaaaattcagcttaaaaaacggatttggtataaaatataaaatatatgatataaaatataagataatttatatttaaaaataaaaattataaattttttacttatattttcaataattcggaaataattcgcgaataattcggctggtccaaaaatttgcgaataattcttattctttgaaaaaaattataaacaaaccgtttaattcaaaattttaataatttgtgaataattcgcgaattaactaactaggatcGTGACCATGGCCTCGACGCGCGTAGCTATTGGTTCAATAATGGAGTGGCGCACGGGGTGTAAGTATACACCTGGTGCAGGCAAAAGTCCCGCGCGGTCCCCGCACTAATAAAGTAGGCGTTAGAATTTGAATTGAGTGTGGCCGTTTGAACTCCGTGCTCCGATCCCCCGCATTCAAAACACATCccaaccccccccccccaaaaactCCCCactttggatttggattttagagccctctcctcctccctcttcttctaactcctctccctctcctcaaTCTCTTCTCCCCTCTTTCCCAAAccagatctagagagagaaagatcaagaaatagagagagagaaagagagagagagagatgacagGGGTAGTGTTGGTTTCAAGTGGGTgcagaggaggagagggaaatggtggggggaggagagggaaaagggaggaagaggaggaggaggaggaggaggagagagagagccagaTCTCTCTGCTGGCTCTGCTTCTCGCGGCGATCCGGCGGTCGATGGCGTCGTCGTGCCGGCTGGATCGGGCGACGGCGGCGGGGTATGGAGATCGGGTGGCCGACCGACGTCCGCCACGTCGCCCACGTCACCTTCGACCGCTTCCACGGATTCCTCGGCCTCCCCGTCGAGTTCGAGCTCGAGATCCCCTGCCGAGTTCCCAGCGCAAGGTATATTGCTTATTTATTACTCGTTTCAATCCAGGTTTGGAATTGTAATAAGTGATTTTTGGTTGGGTTTTTGTTTGTAGTATTTTGTGCTTGTTTCTGCTTTGTATCGATCTTTTTAGCTTGTCTCTGAGGTTTGAATTTTGGAGATTTGTTAGATTGTGCATCGAAATTTAATTATCGAGTTCGATTTTGTGTTCCTGATTCGCCGACAATTTCGCAGTTTGTCTACTTTGGTTGTTTTTTGTTTCTGTTTATGCGCTCGTCGTAACAAGCTTTTCTTGTTATAATGCTAGGATTGGATGTTGGTTTTGTTGTTACCTTTTGggttactttttattttttctctctctttgtttagTGATACTTTTGGCAAAATCAacagtttaatatatatatatatatatatatattttgtttctctttaatttgtaaaaatgttGGGATATTTGATCATGCTGTAGTGTTGATTTGAGAACATCAAGCTTGATTTTTGCTTAAGTTTCAGTATACTTAGAAGTTTGAAATTATTGCTTTTAACCTTTTCCTGCTTACAAAAATTCTCTGTGAACATTCCATGGATACTTCTCTTGCTATGTAGATTGAATGATCTTCTTTTAGCTTAACTAAGGAGTCGAGAGTTCCTTTGTGTTGCAGCGCCAGCGTTTTCGGGGTCTCAGCAGAATCGATGCAGTGCGACTACGATTCGAAGGGGAACTCAGTTCCCACAATTCTTTTGCTCATGCAGGAGAGGTTATACGCGCAAGACGGCCTAAAGGTAGAAGAATTGTGCTGTTCTTGGCCCTTGCATATGCTTTTGCTTCAAGcattaaaacttttgaaattaaaaatctgaTAGAAATCGATGAACAGGCGGAAGGGATATTCCGGATAAATGCGGAGAATGGCCAGGAGGAACATGTGAGGGAGCAGCTGAACAAGGGAACTGTTCCGGAGGACATTGATGTACACTGCTTAGCAGGACTCATCAAGGTATGATCGTCGCCAATCGATGCGCTAAACCTCGTTTTGAGCCTTTCGATGAGCACGAGTTCGATGAGTTTGTGTTATACTATTACGAAAGTGTTCGTGTTTTGTCAATGGGTACTTTCACTTCGGCGATTCTGTAGTATTTGTTTGAGGTTCGTAGATTTATGATCCAATGCTTGAAACATTAACATTTCATCTTTACATGATGGTTGTCCAGGCCTGGTTCAGGGAACTACCAGAGGGTGTACTAGATGGCCTCTCTCCTGAACAAGTCCTTCAATGCAACACCGAGGAGGAGTGCGTCGAGCTCGTGAGGCTTCTTTTGCCGACTCAGGCGGCTCTCCTCAACTGGGCTGTTGAGCTCATGGCCGATGTggtcgaagaagaagaggccAACAAGATGAACGCTCGGAACATCGCCATGGTCTTCTCCCCCAACATGACTCAAGTACTTGAAGCTTGCTCCTCTTTTAAGTTTTATCTTTTGCTTTTCCATTATTAGCATGGATGGTCTTTGCCTTTTTCGCAATATGGCtgtcataaaaaatatttaaacatcgttctctatcatcttaaatttttagataatagCAGCCGTTTGAGCAGAAGATGCTGAGTTTGAGTCAGGCCCAActcctaatattattaattttctcccatttattTCGAGTCCATGCTATAGGCCTAGCGAAAAGTCCCGAGTCCAAATGTGAGGTGGAgtgttataaaaatatttaaataccgttATCTACCGGCTTTAGTTTTTAGTGTACAACGGTTGCTTCATATATTTCACGATAGCGACTTAGTCGCCGAACTTTTACCGTCTTAGTATTGTTTTGGCtcgtttaaaatatttgatatttccaACAAGAAAGTCATTTTGCAATGAAAGGAGTAAATTGGTCCCTTTACAGTGAAATTACCTTGCAGAGCCTTGCTTAACAAACATCAGAAATTATATATGGCTAATAGTGCAATGAACTAAATTGTCTAAAAAGTGAAAAGTTTAGAAGCTAAATTGTTAAATGACATGGACTAATTTGTGCGTTTTtgccccattttttttttccctttttactAAGACTCATAGTATCTCCATCTCAGATGTCGGATCCTTTGACTGCTCTGATGCATGCTGTTCAAGTCATGAACTTGCTCAAGACTTTGATCCTGAAAACACTTCGAGAACGCGAGGAGACGGCCATGGGGGAAGAAGATTACTCACCATACTCGGTATCTCCATCGTATGATCGACAGaatgacgacgacgatgatgacgTTGACGATGATGATGAGAGCGACGACGATGATTACAATAGTGAGCACTACATGGAAAAAAGTGGCGAGTTGAGGGAGCCCAACTCAGATCACGAGGTGGGAGTGACTGGCGAGTCAGAGAGACGGGTTTCGAGAGATTATCTTGCGCATTACAGTGGCCACGTAAGCGAAGACGAAGATGGTTCTTTGAGGGACATCGAAGAATGCTTCTTGAGGCAACTAGAATGGaagggagaagagaaagaagtaGATAATGTTAACCAAGGATCGACCTGCTGTGGACAAGCAACGCAAGCGAGCTGCTCCGAGTATACCGTTagcgcctctctctctttatctgaCGGCAACAAGGGTAGTGTCTCGAGCACTAGTTGCGAAGTAGATTCAGAAACGAGCGCGACAGAAGATACACGGGCCGACGTGGAATTTCCTCCGAAGAATGTGGAGGTCGGAAAGGCGGTGGAGATTATTGAGTGCAAGAGTGTGATGGAGAAGGATTCTATTCCTTGCATCACATAAGTCCACAAGGAATGGATTGTTGTGGGGTTTTTGGTGTGCATGTTTAGTGTTGTTTGTGTAGTTTGGATTTTCGGGTTCttggaaggaggaggagagagggggcCTTTTCTCAACATGGGGTTGAAATTGAAAGGGTTTGTTTTGGTTGTGTGATTTGTTGAAACAACAGATGTTGTTTCAGCTTTTACTGTACTGCATTGGTTGTATGATCTAGTGATGTGCTTTCACTTTATGCTTAAGAAGATGCATGATAAAGACTCTGCAGTAAATTTAATTGTTCGTAATTAGAAGCTATACATACATGAGAAGAGAATTTAGAAGTGAAATGTACCAGCTCTATTTGTCAATCTGAGTGGTTAAAATTACATCATCAGATCattatatttgattattttcttgTAATTATTGCCTAAGCACGAGAATTTATGATTCAAGAGGCATaggtaattgcttatatactctagaaaaatttgattttttttatttatctctcttagaagactaatataaaagaaaaaaaaaatagttattctTTTAACGTTCTAAGTCTTTTCAAGTATTTCTCTatagttaaattctattagtgaattattaaaaataaccaTTATCTCtataaattactatttttctctttcaaatatactcttttactgtcgccaacttttcttatttgtcacCGACTgcccctagcgcaagtggtaaagggcttggtggttggtacccgaggtcccgagttcgaatccttgttgattcacattttcagctaagtttatttctaaatgaaataaaataagcgGGTAATATGCTACTTATctgtcaaataaaaaaaaaaaacttttcttacTTGTCTTTCAGTtagtagcaaaaaaaaaaaaaaaagatttatagTTGAGGGGCCCTTCAAAAgtctttgaaatttgaatttaattgacCGTTGCAGTCTTGCAGATCACAACGGTCTAAAGAGAGTGTCTCATCGCGACAGCACAATTGACTTTTGTCTGTTCTCTGACATGAGGAGATTTTTGAAATTGTTTGATGGACCCGGTCCACCTGATTTTTTATGTGCCCGGACGAATCACGAGTCACTAAATCGACGATCAATACTGTTAACCACTATCTACTGCATTggaaatttgtattttttagtgggattgcagaaaatatatcgtaaccgactcatcgcgatatgcagaacacaatattacgtacggaaacaaacataatatttttctatcgtactttctcaccacaCATAACTCAATTAATCTacccgcaattccaaacgaagcacGTTGGTCTAGAAATAACAATTTTAACAGCTTATATGTAGTGTTTTCTGGTttaataatgtaaaacaattcaaatcggtttctttttaaatttgaaaatagtaTCTCTTGCTTTTAGAAGGTTATTCGATTTGtaatgttttatattttggtGAGTTGATGaactagaaaaagaaaaattcttcaGAGTTACGGAGTTTTGTTCTAAAATGTTCAAATGCTTTACATCATATTTAACACAGTATCGATCATCAAATTAGATATTCAGATAAGAAAAAATTGTAGATTCGAGGCTCTAGCAAAATTTGATGAAGCCTGTGCTCCAATGGGCGCTGGGTGGGTTGTGCCCACGTGACGAACATCTTGAATAgtgatgtcaatgggtacggatatccaaaattttattcgaatctaAATTTGAACAAAGCGGATTTATTCGATAGTCGATACTAACAAATATAGTTTtggatatgaatataaaaatggaaattcaaaatatttggaTTCGAGTATAGATTTTGTctcgacccgaacccgaacctaaattgattttatattatataatatataaaaaacgtttgatattatatttgcatttgtattttcaaattaaatttaatataatatatttttaaatatgataaaaaaataattatttcgagttcggatttttgggtttgtgttcagattttggatttttggtcggattcagatttggatataaatttttaaaattcattggATTTTAATTCAggtttagattttgaatttgatagtTAGGTTGGGGAtcttatttttgaaaatccgatccgttgacatccctactcgaAGTTCACACGATGTAACATGATTGCTAATGAAGACTTAATCTCTAATCTCTTGAGTGGCCGGGCCTTGAGAATTCATGGTTTCtggttaataaaaaaattgttttgcATTTTGACTCTATTTGGATGGAGGATAATTTTAgttaacatattttttaaatttaatctaaaaattatgaaGTATTTGATAAATAAAGAGTGTaggtaaatattttaaatgtatattatatataagaattttaaattattttattcagaaTAAGATATATCATCTTGTAAATATAATATGCTATCCTACCAAGTTATCGATATCAAGATCTttcaaaaaaaccaaaacaaattatttagGTTTTAGttgtacaaaagaaaaaatcataTCGAATAAGTTATTATGGCTTAAAGGAGTCAGTATCCTACTTTGTGGTAAGAGGCTAGGTTGGACCGAGctatgttcgaagtggcgtgaggttggGTTGGGCCGAGCCATATTCCAAGTGGTATGCaactggttgggccgagtcacaatcgagatctaTGGGTGTTGTGTCTGCATGCTTTAAGTGATTTGGTTGTGTAtctctaacagctcgagcttttcgGGTTAATGGTTAGCGTCAACCATCCGACAACTAGtattaggcttcgtttgggattgcacAACTAGtattaggcttcgtttgggattgcggggagattgcgttatgtgcgatgagaaagtacgttgaaaaaatatcctatttgtttccgtacgtaatattgcgtgccgcatatcgcgatgagtcggttacgatatattttctgcggtcccaccggagaacgcagaagcatatccctatatgctttttcctcgactctattttatctaatagcgttagatagactttaataccaaactaagccttagagCCAAAGGTCACAGGTTTGATTCTCGTATGCTGCTAATTTGTATAGTGAATTCGTGCAGGTGCTCCATGTGGCGGGAGGTTAAGTTGGAtcaagtcatattcgaaatagcgtgaggctGCATTGAGTCGAGTCATGATCGAAGTGACGTGAGGCTGGTTagaccgagtcacaatcgagactcgtGGATCCTGTGTCTATAAGATTTAAGTGAATAAATTACgtatttataataattcaagcttttgaaattaatggttagcgtcaACAATCTCACATAAATATCACAAGCCTTACAAAATTCATTTGCACTTGATATGGTTTGATGTAATCAGACAAGATACGATGAAGGGTCAGGAGGTTGTAATTATGTAAgatgtatattattttataaacatAATTGCATGGTAAATAGGCCATTCTTAAAAAACAAGCCTTCTAACTTTGACTCTtttttgtattaatattttcttaattttaaaatattttattcttaaatatatctttttttataattgcaTTAGTTTTAATGAAGTTTATAACCTATaagattttatttataaataaataaaacaatttacAGAACTACCAATTTTTGTTTGAGTATGCTCCGAACCCTCCAAATACATATACTTATTCGATAAGTAAAAAATCCAAACCAtaagcgtatttgaactattaaatttaacaaacttATTgctagattaaaaaaataattaaacagtCTCATATCGTTGCTATGTCATATCAAATTGGCACTAACATTTTAGATTAATTcaagaaaatttatttgtatatgCTCCTAAGTTTTgacatttttcttttaaactatTCATGCCTAGGATATTtcagaaaatctaaaaatattttactaaatcttaatttttatccTTAATTTTGTAGATTTATTATTGTAAACATCACATATTTATTCATTCTATTGTTATAGTTTGGTAAAAATGacaatttatctaaactatagatcattttctatcaactatttaatcttttagaattttgattttagtacccAATCTTtagatttgtttgatttaatttatttgaagattcttctaattcaaaatttagtttcttatATTACTGAATTTTTAGTTTCATGAATTTCATAAAATATAccaattaaatccataaaaaataaacaatatatttaaattttaaatctaaagaaataattaactggatcgaatcaaatcaaataaatcaaaaaaatagatagcaaaattaaaataattaaagggtaaatagtcaaataaaaatggataatagtttagataagttttatacattttcacctCATAGTTtcatagggctggcaaatgagcgagccggctcgcgttcgactcgcgttcgactcgatatttggctcgctcgagctcgacttgaaattaaatgagccgagcttgaacaaaaaaaaaggctcgaaatttatttcaagctgagcttgagtattacttggctcgttcgaattaggactccggaaaaactcgaaaagctcgaatatatatatatattatatatatatatatatatatatagttgagctagaatactatcggtagtaaacgagccgtttactaccgatttgttttcgatgatagaacttcaaATTGAGCGATGCGTCTCGTTTGAACATGATCTTATACCACTTGGAgtgttagaaataaatttcaaatctttcgacatcattttCCTAATGAtgaaagggtttcaaaatttgtaattttaacggtcgataagaggcgttttctcgtttaacggcgtaaagatatccaaatcaattgaatttttgttagaaaattctttaaactatttaaacaaagatctatactctgatcttgattacaagactatacatcattttttaaagagtattcattttcagccattcattttttgt is a genomic window of Ananas comosus cultivar F153 linkage group 13, ASM154086v1, whole genome shotgun sequence containing:
- the LOC109719172 gene encoding LOW QUALITY PROTEIN: rho GTPase-activating protein 2 (The sequence of the model RefSeq protein was modified relative to this genomic sequence to represent the inferred CDS: inserted 2 bases in 1 codon) → MTGVVLVSSGCRGGEGNGGGRRGKREEEEEEEEEERESQISLLALLLAAIRRSMASSCRLDRATAAGXMEIGWPTDVRHVAHVTFDRFHGFLGLPVEFELEIPCRVPSASASVFGVSAESMQCDYDSKGNSVPTILLLMQERLYAQDGLKAEGIFRINAENGQEEHVREQLNKGTVPEDIDVHCLAGLIKAWFRELPEGVLDGLSPEQVLQCNTEEECVELVRLLLPTQAALLNWAVELMADVVEEEEANKMNARNIAMVFSPNMTQMSDPLTALMHAVQVMNLLKTLILKTLREREETAMGEEDYSPYSVSPSYDRQNDDDDDDVDDDDESDDDDYNSEHYMEKSGELREPNSDHEVGVTGESERRVSRDYLAHYSGHVSEDEDGSLRDIEECFLRQLEWKGEEKEVDNVNQGSTCCGQATQASCSEYTVSASLSLSDGNKGSVSSTSCEVDSETSATEDTRADVEFPPKNVEVGKAVEIIECKSVMEKDSIPCIT